From a single Actinomyces viscosus genomic region:
- a CDS encoding Fpg/Nei family DNA glycosylase, whose protein sequence is MPEGHTIHRLAAALDELYGGQNLHASSPQGRFADGASRLDGQVLLGSQAHGKHLFLPFGSRADMSLDDASVTWLRIHLGLYGSWTFDGDREFTAPHAIGAPRRRVGERGEHALKGGGGSALAGLSGGASDAVGTQGTDSRPTHLGPDPYEWEPPEPRGAVRLRLLGRHGVADLTGPAACELLDAEGVAAVRRRLGPDPLRADADVEAFVTKARSRRKSIGELLMDQAVISGAGNIYRAETLFRVGVSPFRAGNRVSEERLRAIWEDLRPLMEYGVDTGFITTVDLEDVPDPLPPDDPEAGRWYVYHRTGRPCLRCGTPVAEREVAARRLFWCPSCQAR, encoded by the coding sequence ATGCCGGAGGGCCACACCATCCACCGGCTCGCCGCCGCCCTGGACGAGCTCTACGGTGGGCAGAACCTGCACGCCTCCTCCCCGCAGGGGCGGTTCGCCGACGGGGCGAGCCGCCTGGACGGCCAGGTGCTCCTGGGCAGCCAGGCCCACGGCAAGCACCTCTTCCTGCCCTTCGGGTCTCGCGCCGACATGTCCCTCGACGACGCCTCCGTCACCTGGTTGCGGATCCACCTGGGCCTCTACGGTTCGTGGACCTTCGACGGCGACCGCGAGTTCACCGCGCCCCACGCCATCGGAGCACCCCGCCGGCGTGTGGGTGAACGCGGTGAGCACGCCCTCAAGGGCGGGGGAGGATCCGCCCTGGCCGGGCTGAGCGGTGGGGCCTCCGACGCCGTCGGCACTCAGGGAACCGACAGCCGCCCCACTCACCTCGGCCCGGATCCCTATGAGTGGGAGCCGCCCGAGCCGCGCGGTGCGGTGCGGCTTCGGCTCCTGGGCCGGCACGGGGTGGCCGACCTGACGGGGCCGGCGGCCTGCGAGCTGCTGGACGCCGAGGGCGTGGCCGCCGTGCGCCGTCGGCTGGGGCCCGACCCGCTGCGCGCCGACGCCGACGTGGAGGCCTTCGTGACCAAGGCGCGCTCGCGGCGCAAGAGCATCGGCGAGCTGCTCATGGACCAGGCCGTCATCTCCGGTGCCGGCAACATCTACCGGGCCGAGACCCTCTTCCGGGTGGGCGTCTCGCCCTTCCGGGCCGGCAACCGTGTCAGCGAGGAGCGGCTGCGGGCCATCTGGGAGGACCTGCGCCCCCTCATGGAGTACGGCGTGGACACCGGCTTCATCACCACCGTCGACCTCGAGGACGTCCCCGACCCTCTTCCGCCGGACGATCCCGAGGCCGGGCGGTGGTACGTCTACCACCGCACCGGCCGCCCCTGCCTGCGCTGCGGGACCCCGGTGGCCGAGCGGGAGGTGGCGGCCCGTCGCCTCTTCTGGTGCCCCTCGTGCCAGGCCCGCTGA
- a CDS encoding ribose-5-phosphate isomerase codes for MRIHIASDHAGFDLKGAVIEHLREEGHDVIDHGAHSYDPDDDYPAFCLACGEAVVADAGSLGIVLGGSGNGEQIAANKVDGVRAALAWSIETARLARQHNNANVVALGGRMHDLGAGLAIIDAFLAEPFSGDERHVRRIAQLADYEMRIHDGVAPAGGPSGAPSITPAGA; via the coding sequence ATGCGCATCCATATCGCCTCCGACCACGCCGGCTTCGATCTCAAGGGCGCGGTGATCGAGCACCTGCGGGAGGAGGGGCACGACGTCATCGACCACGGAGCCCACTCCTACGACCCAGATGACGACTATCCCGCGTTCTGCCTGGCCTGCGGTGAGGCCGTGGTGGCCGACGCCGGAAGCCTCGGCATCGTTCTCGGGGGGAGCGGCAACGGAGAGCAGATCGCCGCCAACAAGGTTGACGGGGTGCGTGCGGCCCTGGCGTGGTCGATCGAGACCGCTCGGCTGGCCCGGCAGCACAACAACGCCAACGTCGTTGCCCTGGGCGGGCGCATGCACGACCTGGGCGCGGGCCTGGCGATCATCGACGCCTTCCTCGCCGAGCCCTTCAGCGGGGACGAGCGCCACGTGCGCCGCATCGCCCAGCTCGCCGACTACGAGATGCGTATCCACGACGGCGTCGCCCCTGCCGGAGGTCCCTCCGGAGCCCCCAGCATCACCCCCGCCGGGGCCTGA
- a CDS encoding M13 family metallopeptidase, producing MTDASPTSSPDPSSDVSPGSEDAVLAGVLETATTDSSIRPQDDLFRFVNGGWLATAKIPADRPSSGAFTALRDEAEAACRQIVEELADAFSTVPPQEVPEVLATNRGRIGALYSAFMDEEHLEELGAAPLAEELAPVLGADSKKELARVLGEMTPVGFMGVVGADVEVDINDPERYTSWIGQSGLGLPDESYYREEAQAPLRQAYVAHVARMLELAGLTGSFGASGESLAEQVMAVETALAKGHWDRVTCRDVEKMNNPMSWQEIVDSAPDLPWQEWREGVRAAARAAGIEQTTFLDEAIVTQPDYLPHAAGVWQGTDLANLKAWAAWHVVHGRATLLSRAFVEENFGFYGRTLQGTDELRARWKRGVGLVESCLGEALGEIYVERYFPPSHKLAMEALVGRLIEAYRQSISSLEWMSPATRERALDKLALFTPKIGYPVRWRDYSAVEVTPGDVLASVRSVERADMAYSLSKLAKPVDRDEWHMTPQTVNAYYNPTMNEIVFPAAILQPPFFDPQSDDAVNYAGIGAVIGHEIGHGFDDQGSTFDGTGKVSDWWTQEDREAFTERTRALISQYDAYTPEVVTAKHEAAGTAESEIPHVNGALTIGENIGDLGGLGIALKAYALALADAGIDSVDQAPVIDGLTGMQRFFYSWARIWRSKNRPDYAELLLTVDPHSPAEFRCNGIVRNVDAFYEAFDVAPDDALWLAPEKRVSIW from the coding sequence ATGACTGACGCCTCGCCGACCTCTTCGCCCGATCCTTCCTCTGACGTCTCACCCGGCTCCGAGGACGCGGTTCTCGCCGGTGTCCTGGAGACGGCCACCACTGATTCCTCCATCCGCCCCCAGGACGACCTGTTCCGTTTCGTCAACGGCGGCTGGCTCGCCACCGCCAAGATCCCGGCGGACCGTCCCAGCAGCGGCGCCTTCACCGCCCTGCGCGACGAGGCCGAGGCGGCCTGCCGCCAGATCGTCGAGGAGCTCGCCGACGCCTTCTCCACCGTCCCGCCGCAGGAGGTCCCCGAGGTCCTGGCCACGAACCGGGGCCGTATCGGCGCCCTCTACTCGGCCTTCATGGACGAGGAGCACCTGGAGGAGCTCGGCGCCGCTCCCCTGGCCGAGGAGCTGGCGCCGGTACTGGGCGCCGACTCCAAGAAGGAGCTGGCCAGGGTGCTCGGAGAGATGACGCCGGTCGGCTTCATGGGCGTCGTCGGCGCCGACGTCGAGGTCGACATCAACGACCCGGAGCGCTACACGAGCTGGATCGGTCAGTCGGGTCTGGGACTGCCGGACGAGTCCTACTACCGCGAGGAGGCGCAGGCCCCGCTGCGCCAGGCCTACGTGGCTCATGTGGCCAGGATGCTCGAGCTGGCCGGTCTGACGGGGTCCTTCGGCGCCTCCGGCGAGAGCCTTGCCGAGCAGGTCATGGCCGTGGAGACCGCTCTGGCCAAGGGCCACTGGGACCGCGTCACCTGCCGCGACGTGGAGAAGATGAACAATCCGATGTCCTGGCAGGAGATCGTCGACTCGGCGCCGGACCTGCCCTGGCAGGAGTGGCGCGAGGGAGTTCGTGCAGCGGCCCGGGCCGCCGGCATCGAGCAGACCACGTTCCTCGACGAGGCCATCGTCACCCAGCCCGACTACCTGCCTCATGCGGCCGGCGTCTGGCAGGGGACCGACCTGGCGAACCTCAAGGCCTGGGCCGCCTGGCACGTCGTTCACGGGCGGGCGACGCTGCTCTCACGCGCCTTTGTGGAGGAGAACTTCGGATTCTACGGCCGCACGCTCCAGGGAACCGACGAGCTGCGGGCCCGCTGGAAGCGCGGCGTCGGACTGGTGGAGTCCTGCCTGGGCGAGGCGCTGGGCGAGATCTACGTCGAGCGGTACTTCCCGCCGTCGCACAAGCTGGCGATGGAGGCCCTGGTGGGCCGACTCATCGAGGCCTACCGCCAGTCCATCTCCTCACTGGAGTGGATGAGTCCCGCCACACGGGAGCGCGCCCTGGACAAGCTGGCGCTGTTCACCCCCAAGATCGGCTACCCGGTGCGCTGGCGGGACTACTCCGCCGTCGAGGTCACCCCCGGGGACGTTCTGGCGTCGGTGCGCAGCGTGGAGCGGGCCGACATGGCCTACTCCCTGAGCAAGCTGGCCAAGCCGGTGGACCGCGACGAGTGGCACATGACGCCGCAGACGGTCAACGCCTACTACAACCCCACGATGAACGAGATCGTCTTCCCCGCCGCGATCCTGCAGCCGCCCTTCTTCGACCCGCAGTCCGACGACGCCGTGAACTACGCGGGTATCGGCGCCGTCATCGGTCACGAGATCGGCCACGGCTTCGACGACCAGGGGTCGACCTTCGACGGCACCGGGAAGGTGAGCGACTGGTGGACCCAGGAGGACCGAGAGGCCTTCACCGAGCGCACCCGGGCGCTCATCAGCCAGTACGACGCCTACACGCCCGAGGTCGTCACCGCCAAGCACGAGGCCGCGGGCACGGCGGAGTCGGAGATCCCCCACGTCAACGGCGCCCTGACCATCGGGGAGAACATCGGTGACCTGGGCGGCCTGGGAATCGCCCTCAAGGCCTACGCCCTGGCCCTGGCCGACGCCGGTATCGACTCCGTGGACCAGGCCCCGGTCATCGACGGGCTGACCGGCATGCAGCGCTTCTTCTACTCCTGGGCGCGGATCTGGCGCTCCAAGAACCGCCCGGACTACGCCGAGCTGCTTCTGACCGTGGATCCGCACTCCCCCGCCGAGTTCCGGTGCAACGGAATCGTGCGCAACGTCGACGCCTTCTACGAGGCCTTCGACGTGGCGCCCGACGACGCCCTGTGGCTGGCTCCGGAGAAACGGGTGTCAATCTGGTAA
- a CDS encoding LPXTG cell wall anchor domain-containing protein translates to MRLGRPLAAASVMTAVIGATLTASPALADGSIKFADDQPHTVTTTDTAFAVSGTGCTGQDATVGIALYAPDGTMSTIVTAKPGEDGSWSTTLNIPELVKSTGVEAKTDGSADGWTIDAGCLAYGQPQGGQAQHGIVFDDTDVEGTYRVATDENSAQTFTIDATGFSPNEQVTVTLVGKDDRSITYLVGTLAADANGAVQGSLPTPSGVADGQYLLTLEGARYGEGGTGHRVIVVENGVFRLADDPSGDNGFSGNGDSTTAPAAPGNNGSNVSVPASTGATQAASTSNKPLARTGSNGLLFGGIAAALVAIGGGALFLRRRKA, encoded by the coding sequence ATGCGTCTTGGACGCCCATTGGCCGCCGCGAGCGTGATGACCGCCGTCATCGGCGCCACCCTTACCGCCTCCCCCGCCCTGGCCGACGGCAGCATCAAGTTCGCCGACGACCAGCCCCACACCGTCACCACCACCGACACCGCCTTCGCGGTGTCCGGAACCGGTTGCACCGGCCAGGACGCCACCGTCGGCATCGCCCTGTACGCCCCCGACGGCACCATGTCCACCATCGTGACGGCAAAGCCCGGTGAGGACGGCAGCTGGTCCACCACGCTGAACATTCCCGAGCTCGTCAAGTCGACCGGCGTCGAGGCCAAGACCGACGGCTCGGCCGACGGCTGGACCATTGACGCCGGCTGCCTGGCCTACGGCCAGCCGCAGGGCGGGCAGGCCCAGCACGGCATCGTCTTCGACGACACCGACGTGGAGGGCACCTACAGGGTCGCCACCGACGAGAACAGTGCACAGACCTTCACCATCGACGCCACCGGCTTCTCCCCCAACGAGCAGGTCACCGTGACCCTCGTCGGCAAGGACGACCGGTCCATCACCTACCTGGTCGGCACGCTGGCCGCTGACGCCAACGGCGCGGTGCAGGGCTCCCTGCCCACCCCCTCCGGCGTCGCTGACGGCCAGTACCTGCTGACCCTCGAGGGCGCGCGCTACGGCGAGGGCGGCACGGGCCATCGCGTCATCGTCGTCGAGAACGGCGTCTTCAGGCTTGCCGACGACCCCAGCGGTGACAACGGATTCTCCGGCAACGGAGACAGCACCACCGCCCCGGCGGCCCCTGGCAACAACGGCAGCAACGTGAGCGTCCCGGCCAGCACCGGCGCCACTCAGGCCGCGTCCACCTCCAACAAGCCGCTGGCGCGGACCGGTTCCAACGGTCTGCTCTTCGGCGGCATCGCCGCAGCCCTCGTGGCCATCGGTGGAGGCGCCCTGTTCCTGCGTCGCCGCAAGGCCTGA